In a single window of the Cydia splendana chromosome 20, ilCydSple1.2, whole genome shotgun sequence genome:
- the LOC134800818 gene encoding NADH dehydrogenase [ubiquinone] 1 beta subcomplex subunit 3 — MGGHGHAPYVVPDHKQFQVKGIPQLEELEKALAQKGLKDPWIRNEAWRYNPGFGTKWGRARKVFFRGFPIGLGLALITAGAEKMLGEGHGDHGHEGEGGHH, encoded by the exons ATGGGCGGACATGGTCACGCGCCTTACGTGGTCCCTGACCACAAGCAGTTCCAGGTGAAGGGGATCCCGCAGCTGGAGGAACTGGAGAAGGCTTTGGCTCAGAAGGGATTAAAGGACCCCTGGATCAG AAACGAGGCGTGGCGATACAACCCCGGTTTTGGCACGAAATGGGGTCGCGCCAGGAAAGTGTTCTTCCGAGGCTTCCCCATCGGCCTGGGCCTGGCGCTGATCACCGCCGGGGCGGAGAAGATGCTCGGGGAAGGTCACGGAGACCACGGCCATGAGGGAGAGGGTGGACATCATTAA